Proteins found in one Candidatus Zixiibacteriota bacterium genomic segment:
- the flhB gene encoding flagellar biosynthesis protein FlhB — protein sequence MADQPAQEKTEPATPRRRREARKEGKVAKSQELSSLMILLFGLATMYFAIPFSIGHIKELAIFVFSNAAEHAVTASSFSLYFKQGMMTFAIATGPIVLVLVVIGTVSNVLQVGFVVSTKPLEPKLEKLDVFKGIMKLLSTKSLFELGKDVFKLALIGVVGYYAVSSELKFVNQLPDMSVSQVLSFIGAAMFRVALKCSLMLAVLAVADYAFQKWDFEKSIRMTKQEIKEEMKHTEGDPLVKSRIRHLQRDAAFRRMMSDVPKADVVVTNPIHLAVALKYDTETMDAPVVVAKGQRLIAERIKEIAREHDIPVIENRPLARALFKACDTGMQIPVSLFRAVAEVLAYVYRLKGGY from the coding sequence TTGGCTGACCAGCCCGCACAGGAAAAAACCGAGCCGGCAACCCCGAGAAGGCGTCGTGAGGCGCGCAAAGAGGGAAAGGTCGCAAAATCGCAGGAATTGTCATCGCTGATGATACTCCTGTTCGGGCTAGCGACTATGTACTTCGCGATTCCCTTTTCGATTGGGCACATAAAGGAGCTTGCGATATTTGTGTTCTCCAACGCCGCTGAACACGCAGTAACTGCATCGAGCTTCAGCCTGTATTTCAAGCAGGGAATGATGACATTTGCAATCGCAACCGGTCCTATAGTCCTCGTTTTGGTCGTGATAGGCACCGTATCAAACGTCCTTCAGGTCGGTTTTGTCGTCAGCACAAAGCCTCTTGAGCCGAAGTTGGAGAAGCTTGACGTGTTCAAGGGCATAATGAAGCTTCTCTCAACCAAGTCACTTTTTGAACTTGGGAAAGACGTGTTCAAGCTGGCGCTCATCGGCGTTGTCGGGTATTACGCTGTTAGTTCAGAATTGAAGTTCGTGAATCAGCTTCCCGACATGTCTGTCTCTCAAGTGCTCAGCTTCATCGGAGCTGCAATGTTCCGTGTCGCACTCAAGTGCAGTCTGATGCTTGCGGTGTTGGCTGTAGCTGATTACGCCTTCCAGAAATGGGATTTTGAAAAATCGATAAGAATGACCAAGCAGGAGATAAAGGAAGAGATGAAACACACAGAAGGTGATCCCCTGGTCAAGAGCCGCATCCGCCACTTACAGCGGGATGCCGCATTCCGACGGATGATGTCCGACGTGCCGAAGGCTGATGTAGTGGTGACCAACCCGATTCATCTCGCCGTAGCGCTAAAATACGACACGGAGACTATGGATGCCCCTGTTGTCGTCGCCAAAGGACAAAGGCTCATAGCAGAACGCATAAAAGAAATCGCGAGGGAGCATGACATCCCCGTGATCGAGAATAGGCCATTGGCCCGCGCTTTGTTCAAGGCGTGTGATACCGGCATGCAGATTCCGGTGAGCCTATTCAGAGCGGTGGCTGAAGTGCTGGCATACGTTTACAGATTGAAGGGCGGATATTGA
- the flhA gene encoding flagellar biosynthesis protein FlhA: protein MPSAPSTTSGFGKHADIFLALGVMCILIVLVIPVPPALLDVLLAFNISFSIIVLLTTLYINRPLELSVFPGMLLVVTLLRLSLNVASTRLILGEAFAGDVINAFGTFVVKGNYVVGFIVFLILVVIQFVVITKGAGRISEVAARFTLDAMPGKQMAIDADLNAGLVTEADARRRREDISKEADFYGAMDGASKFVRGDAIAGILITIINVIGGFIIGVLQKGMPIKEALTTYTLLSVGDGLVSQVPALIIATSAGLLVTRAASSANLGSEMSRQLLSRPRAILIASGILFFFALMPGLPSIPFGILGILVGITGITLSKSQREAKKNAQGDTEVQRPEHEETPEAQAEDFLRLDTLELEIGYGLIPLVDVQQEGDLLARVGMIRKQLAQELGIIVPPIRIRDNVQLKPNQYELKVKGITVAKYELMVDHLLAINPGNLKDDLEGFKSVDPAFGLQAKWIIANLKDLAEMKGFTVVEPAAVIATHLTEVVKEHAAEVLTRQDVQNLIDGVKKDAPAAIDGVIPEIVSLGVLHKVMQNLLEERVPIRDMQSILEVIADYGEATKDPDVLSEYSRLALRRTITNMFLNPEGKINVFTLDPNIEKILTDSVQAQKSGLTFVLPPEVSERILQKVTVEAEKLASAGEIPLALVPANLRLALRRLLASVRPTVSVLSYNEIIPEIEVYSVAIIGLGENAN from the coding sequence ATGCCATCAGCTCCGTCGACAACGAGCGGATTCGGTAAACACGCCGATATCTTCCTGGCGCTTGGCGTAATGTGTATCTTGATTGTACTCGTTATACCTGTGCCGCCGGCTCTTCTCGATGTGCTTCTGGCATTCAACATATCGTTTTCGATTATAGTACTGCTTACGACGCTCTATATCAATCGTCCGCTCGAACTCTCCGTGTTCCCCGGTATGCTGCTCGTTGTCACGCTGCTTAGACTATCACTCAACGTGGCATCGACGAGATTGATTCTGGGCGAGGCCTTCGCGGGCGACGTTATCAATGCATTCGGCACATTTGTTGTCAAAGGCAATTATGTCGTTGGTTTCATCGTATTCCTGATTCTGGTCGTTATCCAGTTTGTGGTCATCACTAAAGGAGCCGGCAGGATTTCCGAGGTGGCCGCGAGATTCACTCTCGATGCGATGCCCGGCAAACAGATGGCTATCGATGCTGATCTAAATGCGGGGTTGGTCACCGAAGCTGATGCACGTAGGCGACGAGAAGATATTTCCAAGGAGGCGGATTTCTACGGAGCTATGGATGGTGCCTCCAAATTCGTTCGCGGTGACGCCATTGCCGGAATACTGATTACGATCATTAATGTCATCGGTGGATTCATAATCGGCGTGCTCCAGAAAGGCATGCCGATCAAGGAAGCACTGACTACATATACACTGCTCTCTGTTGGTGATGGTCTTGTGTCGCAGGTCCCAGCGCTGATCATCGCAACATCGGCGGGACTTCTGGTGACGCGTGCAGCATCAAGCGCCAACCTCGGTTCGGAAATGAGCCGACAATTGTTGAGTCGTCCCAGGGCAATTCTCATAGCGTCCGGAATTCTTTTCTTCTTTGCACTCATGCCGGGTCTTCCATCGATTCCTTTCGGCATCCTCGGAATTCTCGTCGGAATCACCGGCATCACGCTCTCCAAGTCACAGCGAGAGGCGAAGAAGAATGCGCAGGGTGACACCGAAGTACAGCGTCCAGAACATGAAGAAACTCCCGAGGCGCAGGCTGAAGATTTCTTACGACTCGACACGCTGGAGCTGGAGATCGGTTACGGACTGATCCCCCTCGTCGATGTACAGCAGGAAGGTGATTTGCTGGCACGGGTCGGCATGATTCGCAAGCAGCTCGCACAGGAGCTTGGAATTATAGTACCTCCGATCAGGATTCGCGATAATGTCCAACTGAAGCCGAATCAGTACGAGTTGAAAGTAAAAGGCATCACGGTCGCTAAATACGAGTTGATGGTCGACCACCTTCTCGCGATCAATCCCGGCAATCTGAAAGATGATCTGGAAGGATTCAAGTCTGTTGACCCGGCCTTCGGACTGCAAGCGAAGTGGATCATAGCGAATCTCAAGGATCTTGCTGAAATGAAAGGCTTCACAGTCGTCGAGCCTGCTGCCGTAATCGCCACACATCTAACAGAAGTGGTGAAGGAACATGCTGCTGAAGTGCTCACCAGACAGGATGTTCAGAATCTGATCGACGGAGTCAAGAAGGATGCGCCGGCGGCGATCGATGGAGTCATTCCTGAGATCGTCTCACTCGGTGTGCTCCACAAAGTGATGCAAAACCTGCTTGAAGAGCGGGTTCCGATCAGAGACATGCAATCGATCCTCGAAGTAATAGCCGACTACGGCGAAGCCACCAAGGACCCGGATGTGTTGAGCGAATATTCACGACTTGCCCTGCGGAGGACAATCACGAACATGTTCCTCAATCCAGAGGGTAAGATCAATGTCTTCACACTCGATCCGAATATCGAAAAAATTCTGACTGACTCAGTGCAGGCGCAGAAGTCGGGGCTTACATTTGTTCTGCCCCCGGAGGTTTCGGAAAGAATATTGCAGAAGGTAACAGTCGAGGCAGAGAAGCTTGCCAGTGCCGGAGAAATTCCGCTCGCATTGGTTCCCGCCAATCTGAGACTCGCGTTGCGCAGGCTGTTGGCATCAGTCAGGCCGACGGTATCCGTACTCTCGTACAATGAGATTATACCGGAAATCGAAGTTTATTCAGTAGCCATAATAGGGTTGGGCGAAAATGCGAATTAG
- a CDS encoding 50S ribosome-binding GTPase, which produces MRIRNFQAETVSEALGLVKRELGSDAIILKTTPLDARDGRNHPGGRVFQVTACVDDGTISSGGVGHNNSKSVENVASAESISEVMDILRELQKDVRYLAFAGKTCAVGERISEHLTPHYINLVDQDIDATLAESILADIEKSEIDLTDEILVRSAIISEISERLTEPADVKLYAGKATSIALIGPPGSGKSSLTAKVASHFLFKKKTKVTLSTLDDFKPSASDELKRFADILKIPCVSGAPSHRDLASAGIVLIDTPGIPVGAVSERDSILEKLDRLSVDEIWLVFPAYCRWQDLRRWHSFFKPVGITATALTFLDQTHVYGSAINLSILEKVRFSFFSTGRASAADLQVANMKNLAGKVVGTIGVRI; this is translated from the coding sequence ATGCGAATTAGAAATTTCCAAGCGGAGACTGTCTCCGAAGCTCTGGGATTGGTCAAGAGGGAACTTGGTTCCGATGCGATCATCCTGAAGACGACCCCACTCGATGCACGCGATGGACGAAATCATCCCGGTGGAAGAGTCTTCCAGGTCACTGCCTGCGTGGATGATGGCACAATCTCATCGGGCGGAGTGGGGCATAACAATTCAAAGAGTGTCGAGAATGTTGCTTCTGCAGAAAGCATTTCTGAAGTAATGGACATTCTTAGAGAGCTTCAAAAAGATGTCAGATATCTTGCCTTCGCAGGCAAGACCTGCGCTGTCGGTGAGCGCATAAGCGAGCACCTGACTCCACACTACATAAACCTCGTCGACCAGGATATCGATGCGACATTGGCCGAGAGCATTCTTGCAGACATAGAAAAATCTGAGATCGACCTGACTGACGAGATATTGGTCCGCAGTGCGATAATCTCGGAGATCAGCGAAAGACTCACTGAGCCTGCCGACGTGAAGCTGTATGCAGGGAAGGCGACCAGCATCGCGCTGATTGGGCCTCCCGGCTCAGGGAAGAGTTCTCTGACAGCCAAGGTGGCGTCGCATTTCCTTTTCAAGAAGAAGACGAAAGTCACACTATCGACACTGGACGATTTCAAGCCATCCGCTTCGGATGAACTCAAGAGATTCGCCGATATTCTCAAAATACCGTGCGTATCGGGTGCACCGTCTCATCGCGATCTCGCATCAGCAGGTATCGTGCTGATCGATACTCCCGGTATCCCGGTAGGAGCGGTTTCAGAGCGAGACAGCATCTTAGAGAAACTCGATCGGCTTAGCGTAGATGAAATCTGGCTTGTTTTTCCTGCCTACTGTCGATGGCAGGATTTGCGAAGATGGCATAGTTTCTTCAAGCCAGTAGGAATAACGGCAACGGCACTAACATTTCTCGATCAGACTCATGTGTATGGTTCGGCTATTAACCTCTCGATTCTCGAGAAGGTCAGATTTTCTTTCTTCTCGACGGGCAGAGCCTCTGCCGCAGATTTGCAGGTCGCCAATATGAAGAATCTGGCTGGAAAGGTGGTCGGTACGATTGGGGTGCGCATATGA
- a CDS encoding AAA family ATPase, with the protein MTQTSDMKTRLAALSRPLTLTVTSGKGGVGKSVISLSLAVKHAFDGIRTLLIDADLGLGNQHILTGQTPVFTIEDVLAATCRLEESILSISENFSLLPAGSGFSNADWRFAHSVEDSRTMLEWLKANFDLIIVDSGAGISSKVTTVARLSDIVLLVTTPDIAAVADSYAVAKYLLTTDPSARIGVTVNRADTDQEGKRTSENLRLMMEKFLKHKIPAMSHICEYRGLRPIVLNHSILTAGFGDSQWSDSIETTARMLTTCIPPDLSLWAKAHWGARDPLSALNLKSENDDIINIAPEPTVKSVQVEGSLLTSRKDSL; encoded by the coding sequence ATGACACAAACATCTGACATGAAAACCAGGCTGGCAGCCCTTTCTCGTCCACTCACTCTGACGGTGACTTCGGGTAAGGGAGGTGTCGGCAAGAGCGTTATTTCGCTTTCGTTAGCGGTCAAGCATGCTTTCGATGGCATCAGGACTCTTTTGATTGACGCTGATCTTGGACTCGGAAACCAGCACATACTGACCGGTCAGACGCCGGTGTTCACTATCGAAGATGTTCTTGCAGCCACTTGCAGGCTTGAAGAATCGATTCTCTCGATTTCGGAGAATTTCAGCCTTCTGCCGGCAGGTAGCGGGTTCAGCAATGCTGACTGGAGATTCGCGCACAGCGTGGAAGATAGCAGGACAATGCTGGAATGGCTGAAAGCAAATTTTGATTTGATAATTGTAGATAGTGGCGCGGGGATATCGTCGAAAGTTACGACCGTAGCCAGACTGTCCGATATAGTCCTGCTCGTGACAACACCCGACATCGCCGCGGTTGCAGATTCATATGCGGTTGCAAAGTACCTGCTAACGACTGACCCATCTGCCAGGATAGGAGTCACAGTCAACCGCGCAGATACAGATCAGGAAGGAAAACGCACATCGGAGAATCTTCGCCTGATGATGGAGAAGTTTCTCAAGCACAAGATTCCAGCTATGTCTCACATATGTGAGTACCGGGGTCTTCGGCCTATCGTGTTGAATCACAGTATCTTGACTGCTGGATTTGGCGATTCGCAGTGGAGCGACTCGATTGAGACGACTGCCCGGATGCTGACGACGTGCATTCCACCAGACCTAAGCCTATGGGCGAAAGCTCATTGGGGTGCGAGAGATCCACTCTCAGCACTAAATCTCAAATCAGAAAATGACGATATCATTAATATAGCTCCAGAGCCGACGGTGAAATCTGTCCAAGTTGAGGGCTCTCTGCTAACTTCAAGGAAGGACTCTCTATGA
- a CDS encoding FliA/WhiG family RNA polymerase sigma factor, whose amino-acid sequence MKAKEEIWVAYRQTGDPETREQLLVKYLPLVKNVAGRMAMGFPKSVELSDLVNTGVIGLIEAFSNFDPDRGVKFETYAVPRIRGAILDELRALDWVPRSTRAKSREIDRALVKLENDLGRNPNNDELADHLDISLSDLHHALRDVSGTTILSLDEMIYGEEDNRQIPRVEAVEDHSRDSVIATIEKDELRAFLVVAISNLSEQEKLVIALYYYEELTLKEIGEVMQISESRVSQIHTKSIMKLRGMVREKFGL is encoded by the coding sequence ATGAAGGCGAAGGAAGAAATCTGGGTGGCCTATCGCCAGACCGGCGATCCGGAAACCCGGGAACAGCTTCTGGTTAAGTATCTGCCTCTCGTGAAAAACGTGGCTGGCCGCATGGCTATGGGATTCCCGAAGTCAGTCGAACTTTCTGATCTTGTAAATACTGGAGTAATCGGTTTGATAGAGGCCTTCAGCAATTTCGATCCGGATCGTGGTGTGAAGTTTGAAACCTATGCAGTACCGCGTATCCGTGGTGCGATTCTCGATGAACTCAGAGCACTTGATTGGGTGCCGAGATCCACGCGAGCCAAGTCGCGCGAGATCGATAGAGCGCTCGTCAAACTTGAAAACGATCTTGGAAGAAATCCCAACAATGACGAACTCGCGGATCATCTGGATATCAGCTTGTCCGATCTGCACCATGCTCTCAGGGATGTGTCCGGCACTACAATACTCTCGCTCGACGAGATGATATACGGCGAAGAGGATAACAGACAGATTCCCCGCGTGGAGGCTGTCGAAGATCACTCTAGAGACAGCGTGATTGCCACTATCGAAAAGGATGAGTTGAGGGCATTTCTGGTTGTGGCGATATCGAATCTCTCTGAACAGGAGAAGCTTGTCATCGCGCTCTATTACTACGAGGAGTTGACGCTTAAGGAAATAGGCGAAGTAATGCAGATCTCCGAGTCTCGCGTATCTCAGATCCATACTAAATCGATCATGAAGCTTCGGGGTATGGTGAGGGAGAAGTTTGGACTATAG
- a CDS encoding DUF2225 domain-containing protein, giving the protein MTHDSPLYLQKIECPVCKTVNEFDTIKVGAYVEGGRDTDFCPTEIKWKDTRYQRFHPLLYFMATCSSCFFTREYTAKFKDWKNDTAFRNYKLAPMKQKHALILAEDQNVIKMLGDNIDIQKCPHQTAINKLLLGIYDEMLSDRPSVLDVARYFVRVGWMFRECTSPKSEVENIYFSYVSNLEDHVRNLDSIYNKFEDVRLKLHNSVKNHLEDTGFTTEAISGELREGYSQALAFLSGAGERLEASVRRFQEMIRISTDSIQIVGDDDVFATPYGGYDSYREFLKQLRTSWDFVPLSEHDALRMSFRFYKNAYEAGHQVSSGNQQIQVEYILGELCRRLGTHDEAKKYFNAAIRSSQEFVYQNKGDMARTALARKILELALAQGKLNLKESEKV; this is encoded by the coding sequence ATGACACATGATTCACCACTATACCTGCAGAAGATTGAATGCCCCGTATGCAAGACGGTGAATGAATTTGATACGATCAAAGTAGGCGCATACGTAGAGGGAGGGCGAGACACTGACTTTTGTCCCACAGAAATCAAGTGGAAAGACACAAGATATCAGAGATTCCATCCTCTGCTATACTTCATGGCTACTTGTTCGAGCTGCTTCTTCACAAGAGAATATACGGCCAAGTTTAAGGACTGGAAGAATGACACGGCGTTTAGAAACTATAAGCTAGCGCCAATGAAGCAGAAGCATGCGCTAATCCTTGCGGAAGACCAGAATGTCATCAAGATGCTCGGTGACAATATAGATATTCAGAAATGCCCTCATCAGACAGCGATAAACAAGCTACTTCTGGGAATATACGATGAGATGCTGTCCGATCGTCCGTCGGTACTTGATGTTGCAAGGTATTTCGTCAGAGTCGGCTGGATGTTCAGAGAATGCACCTCTCCCAAGTCCGAAGTCGAAAACATCTATTTCAGCTATGTATCCAACCTTGAGGATCACGTGAGGAATCTCGACAGCATATATAATAAGTTCGAAGACGTCCGTCTTAAACTTCACAATTCTGTAAAGAATCATCTAGAAGATACAGGGTTTACGACTGAAGCGATCTCCGGCGAATTACGTGAAGGATACAGCCAGGCTCTGGCATTCCTCTCAGGGGCAGGAGAGCGTCTCGAAGCTTCCGTTCGTCGCTTCCAGGAAATGATTCGCATCAGCACTGACAGCATTCAGATTGTCGGCGATGATGATGTGTTTGCGACGCCATACGGTGGCTACGATTCCTACCGTGAGTTCCTGAAGCAGTTGAGGACCAGTTGGGACTTCGTCCCTCTCAGCGAGCATGATGCGCTCAGGATGTCATTCAGATTCTACAAGAACGCTTATGAAGCGGGTCATCAGGTATCATCAGGAAATCAACAAATTCAAGTGGAGTACATACTTGGCGAGCTTTGCAGGAGACTTGGAACTCACGACGAGGCGAAAAAGTATTTCAATGCCGCAATCAGGAGTTCGCAGGAGTTTGTCTATCAGAACAAGGGAGATATGGCTCGAACTGCACTAGCGCGCAAGATTCTTGAATTAGCACTTGCACAGGGAAAGCTGAATCTTAAGGAAAGCGAAAAGGTCTGA